From the Deltaproteobacteria bacterium GWC2_65_14 genome, one window contains:
- a CDS encoding cyclic pyranopterin phosphate synthase MoaA, translated as MSVIDLFGRRINYLRLSVTGRCDLRCGYCRPQGAGGGPEGRDLLSDEALLLIARTSVDLGIEKIRVTGGEPLVRHGILRLLSRLSAIPGLAKLVLTTNGLRLAESAPGLREAGVESINVSLDSLRADRFARITGGGDLSRVLAGIERAQGCGFHRVKINTVVMRGVNEDEVEEFAALTRDRPIRVRFIEYMPAASGGCARGITVPGEEILDRLSKRYRLDPMEKEELGGPARYFRIEGGAGAVGVITPISCHFCEDCNRIRVTSSGVAKGCLFSRQDVDLKPFLRNGDAKGLRRALLEVVRAKPDRHPLCPDGFGAKAFAMSAVGG; from the coding sequence ATGAGCGTTATCGACCTCTTTGGAAGAAGAATCAACTACCTTCGGCTCTCGGTCACCGGCCGGTGCGACCTCCGCTGCGGCTACTGCAGACCGCAAGGCGCCGGTGGCGGACCGGAGGGGCGGGACCTCCTCTCCGACGAGGCACTTCTGCTCATCGCCCGGACCTCCGTGGATCTGGGGATCGAGAAGATCCGGGTCACGGGAGGGGAACCGCTCGTACGGCACGGGATCCTGCGGCTTCTCTCCCGTCTTTCGGCGATCCCCGGTCTTGCGAAGCTGGTCCTCACCACGAACGGCCTGAGGCTCGCGGAATCGGCGCCGGGCCTCCGGGAAGCCGGCGTGGAAAGCATCAACGTGAGTCTCGATTCGCTCCGGGCGGACCGGTTCGCCCGAATCACCGGTGGCGGCGATCTGTCCAGGGTCCTCGCGGGGATCGAGAGGGCGCAGGGATGCGGTTTCCACCGGGTCAAGATCAACACGGTCGTGATGCGGGGGGTCAACGAGGACGAGGTCGAGGAATTCGCCGCCCTGACCCGCGACCGTCCGATCCGGGTCCGCTTCATCGAGTACATGCCGGCCGCCTCCGGAGGCTGTGCCCGAGGGATCACCGTCCCGGGAGAGGAGATCCTCGACCGGCTCTCGAAACGGTACCGGCTGGACCCGATGGAAAAGGAGGAGCTCGGGGGGCCGGCCCGGTATTTCCGGATCGAAGGGGGCGCCGGAGCGGTGGGGGTCATCACCCCGATATCGTGCCACTTCTGCGAGGACTGCAACCGGATCCGGGTGACATCGTCAGGCGTCGCAAAGGGGTGCCTCTTCTCCCGGCAGGACGTCGACCTGAAGCCGTTTCTGCGGAATGGGGACGCGAAGGGACTGCGAAGGGCCCTGCTCGAAGTCGTGCGGGCAAAGCCGGATCGCCACCCCCTCTGCCCCGACGGGTTCGGCGCGAAGGCGTTCGCCATGTCGGCGGTGGGGGGCTGA